From Silurus meridionalis isolate SWU-2019-XX chromosome 14, ASM1480568v1, whole genome shotgun sequence, a single genomic window includes:
- the syt17 gene encoding synaptotagmin-17, whose translation MAYTQLEPVNEGLLSTLTDLLLCRWSCGACWRWFWECSCCQTSEEEVEILGPFPAQTPSWLINDCNDDKESNSHLVLHDLVPPAHTATPGSTSPSCTSPSCRGATSETSRSTFSLARQLSSLDSRRPSSPLVDTKPVEFWAMSPRKEAVQPLRKAQPPPDDYYRKLEPRLYSSESGGDDVDSLSDEELLLRYQLGLLHFSTQYDLVRCQLIVRVIEARDLPSPGAGVAHSNPYVKMSLLPDHKNSRQTGVKRKTQNPVFEERFTFELPFLEAQRRTLLLSVLDFDKFSRHCVIGKVTLPLSEVDLVKGGHWWKALVPSSQNEVELGELLLSLNYLPSAGRLNVDVIRAKQLLQTDMCQGSDPFVKVQLVAGLKLVKTKKTSCMRGTIDPYFNESFSFRVPHEELSEVSLVFSVYGHNMKSSNDFVGRVVIGQFSTGPAETTHWRRLLRSQRTPVEQWHSLRSRAECDRVSPASLEVT comes from the exons CTGGAACCCGTCAACGAG GGTCTGCTGTCCACATTGACGGATCTCTTGCTGTGCCGCTGGTCGTGTGGAGCATGTTGGCGGTGGTTTTGGGAATGTAGCTGCTGTCAGACCTCTGAGGAAGAAGTGGAGATTCTGGGACCGTTTCCTGCACAGACGCCCTCCTGGCT CATCAACGACTGTAATGATGATAAAGAGTCCAACTCTCACCTGGTGCTGCATGATCTTGTCCCCCCAGCCCACACCGCCACTCCGGGCAGTACCAGTCCCAGCTGCACCAGTCCCAGTTGCCGGGGTGCCACCTCAGAGACCTCCCGCTCCACCTTCAGCCTCGCACGCCAGCTCTCCA GTTTGGATTCGCGGCGTCCAAGCTCCCCACTGGTGGACACAAAGCCTGTTGAATTCTGGGCCATGTCCCCGAGAAAGGAGGCGGTTCAGCCCCTACGCAAAGCACAGCCTCCTCCAGACGACTATTACCGCAAGCTGGAGCCTCGGCTGTACTCGTCTGAATCTGGAGGAGATGATGTGGACTCTCTGAGTGATGAGGAGCTCCTGCTGCGCTACCAGCTCGGTCTCCTGCACTTCAGTACGCAGTACGATCTTGTGCGCTGCCAGCTGATCGTGCGAGTCATCGAAGCGCGGGACCTGCCCTCTCCTGGTGCAGGTGTAGCTCACTCCAACCCCTACGTTAAGATGAGCCTCCTGCCTGACCACAAGAACTCACGGCAGACCGGCGTTAAGCGCAAGACGCAGAACCCTGTATTTGAGGAGCGCTTCACATTCGAGTTGCCGTTCCTCGAGGCCCAGCGCCGGACGCTGCTGCTCTCCGTGCTGGACTTTGACAAGTTCTCACGCCACTGCGTGATCGGCAAAGTCACGCTCCCGCTCAGCGAGGTGGACCTGGTGAAAGGAGGACACTGGTGGAAGGCTCTTGTTCCCAGCTCACAG aaTGAGGTGGAACTCGGGGAACTGCTGCTGTCATTAAACTACTTGCCAAGTGCCGGGCGACTGAATGTGGACGTCATCAGGGCCAAACAGCTGCTGCAGACTGACATGTGCCAGGGTTCAG ATCCCTTTGTGAAGGTTCAGCTGGTGGCAGGCCTGAAGCTGGTGAAGACGAAGAAGACGTCGTGTATGAGGGGAACCATTGACCCCTACTTCAACGAGTCCTTCAGCTTCCGGGTTCCTCATGAGGAGCTGAGTGAGGTTAGCCTGGTGTTTTCag TTTACGGCCACAATATGAAGAGCAGTAACGACTTCGTGGGCCGCGTGGTGATTGGTCAGTTCTCCACGGGGCCGGCTGAGACCACGCACTGGCGGCGTCTACTGCGTTCCCAGCGTACGCCGGTGGAACAGTGGCACAGCCTGCGGTCTCGCGCCGAGTGTGATCGCGTCTCTCCTGCCTCGCTCGAGGTCACGTGA
- the clec19a gene encoding C-type lectin domain family 19 member A, producing the protein MLWCGLFFALCFSCIPLWALPSTSMKITQVLPLQLPDSGQPAVCPLFWTEFEGHCYRFFPQNRTWAESDLYCAEFSNGHRSGKLTSIHSWDENVFVYDLVNSRVPGIPTDIWIGLHDRRQEGTMEWTDGSVYEFSYWDRNQPDDGIHRISEEEDCVEIWYRQNSALRSWNDNSCDKAFPFVCKIPMLEH; encoded by the exons ATGCTCTGGTGTGGACTGTTCTTTGCTCTGTGCTTCAGCTGCATTCCTCTTTGGGCTCTTCCTTCCACCAGCATGAAGATCACTCAGG TTCTGCCCCTGCAGCTTCCGGACTCGGGACAGCCGGCTGTGTGTCCACTCTTCTGGACCGAGTTTGAAGGTCACTGCTACCGGTTCTTTCCCCAGAACCGAACCTGGGCCGAGTCAGACCTGTACTGTGCAGAGTTTTCTAATGGACACCGATCAGGAAAACTCACCTCCATAcacag ctgGGATGAGAACGTGTTCGTGTACGACCTGGTGAACAGCCGTGTCCCCGGAATCCCCACTGATATCTGGATCGGACTTCATGATCGCAGACAG gagggtACGATGGAGTGGACAGATGGATCAGTGTATGAGTTTAGCTACTGGGACAGGAACCAGCCAGACGATGGAATCCACAGAATCTCTGAGGAGGAGGACTGTGTGGAGATCTGGTACAGACAGAACAGTG CACTCAGGTCCTGGAATGACAACAGCTGTGACAAAGCTTTTCcttttgtgtgtaaaatccCCATGCTGGAACACTAA